The segment CCTTACTGAGCCAAGTGTGTTGACGTTCCCGTGTAAGAGCTGAGAGGTCAGCTGAAGGCAAGCGTGAAAAAAGGAATTTCTCATCTGGGACAAAGGGTGAATCTGGCAATGCATTAGGCTTGTCTTCCCCATGGATAAGGATATATTTCATCTCCAGGACGTGCTAACGCCCACTTCGTCACGTCCACTGTACATTGTTCAGGGGGAAACAGTTAAGCACAAAACGTGACAGTCTATCCATGGTGGGATTAACCACAAAAATAGCATTCATCTTCACGGCACAGTAGTACAGTGTACCAGTTAGTGAAACTACGAACACACTCGCAAATATTTGGGAATCGCATGATTAATGCATATAACCTACAGAAGAAACAGTAGAAATAACCGCCATTCACGAATGTCTAGTTTCCATGTAATAAGTGACCGAGTGAATTcatacgccgcacccagcaatattccagctatatggcgacggtctgtaaataatcgagtttggaccaggcaatcaagtgatcaacaacatgagcatcgatctgcgcagttgggaacctgagacatgtgtcagccaaatcagGGCTgggagcctaaccacccgatcccgttagtcgcctcttacgacaagagtTTCCATGTAAGTGATTTGGTACATGAGTGAATGAAGTtagtttagcaatatcccagtaatATCAAGATGGTGGGGGGACCctagaaatgtgtttcacacattgtccccatgcaggaaatcgaacccgggtactcggcgtgacgagcaaccCCATCGCCCACGATCTGAATAGGAACTTACACAGACACATTACCTCCTCGTTTATTTAAGCATGCTCTGATTATCACGACGCATAGCCAAACGTGATGCGCCACTACTGTATCAAATTCCCAGTTAAAACATTCAAGTCAGATCAATTTCAACTCGTATTCATTGGACATAAATACACTTAAACTATTTTAAGTATCATCGGAAGATCAAAACTACTACTATCACAGGTGGCGAAGTTCCGTCTGTGCCCAGCAAACAAGTGGAGCTTCCATACGGTCGGTAACATAAATGAATCTAAACCACACTGTGACACCTCGTTTCACTTTCTGTACGGCTGTTAAGAAACCGATAGGGCAATAAAGACCAAATATCTGGGGATCATGTTCTAAAGCCATTTCAGCTTTCCTGGATTGAGAATATTGACTAGTAGGTCTTCATGTGTGGTGTTGTATGGAGTTCTGTTCAGTCAACAAAGTTATTTCCCATCATCTCCATTTGCAGTTGTGTACTGTTTGCATCCGAAGTAGTGCACCAATAACAATGTACGTTGACAATGTCCACAGCCGTGCCATTTCGCCTTTTCAttgagctctcaaaaccagttaACCCAGTAACCCAATAAACCTATGCAGTTTTAATCACCTTAAAATAGCCAGTCGTATAAGTCTGTGGCTACTTTTGTTAGACAAGTACACTGGAATGTCATTTACTCCTGTGTTATGGTTTAGAAGAGGTTCCATGTAATAAATCTAGAAATTACAATCTCCCACATGTCAGTGGTGTATATTTACAACCTACTTCAGACCAGGAGCCGagatgttttgtttgaaatccGTCTTGGTCTGACACAATGACCCCTCCACATTAATCCAGATAATGTTTACAGGCATGGCTATATCATGTCGCGCTGGTCGGTTTACGTCGTTACATGGAAATGCGACCCCGCAACCATATATATGGGCTATACTTTGCGGAGAGGGCATCTGCTATTGTGCTATGTCTCGTCTAAAACGTTTTAAATGGAAGAACGTGTTACTGAATTGCTAACCATAAATGTGAAAAAGCATAAGCCATGATACCATAAATGGTTACATGTGATATATCAAGCACTGCATAGGgtgtaaatgaaaatatatttgtggcAATAACCTTTTTAACTCGACTTTGCTGTGGTTAAACGTTTGTACCACACTTCCCTGTGATGTATCACTGCTTGTTACAGAACGCACATTCTTAAAGTTTACATCGAGTGATGAATGATGAAATGGTAAATTTACAGCCACATTGACAGTCATTTTGATCTTAAGACCAATATTCTATAAAAAGGTTTATCGTGACAGATGATTtataatattcattttttttgcTACTAATCATTTAAAGTTTGTTAAAGATCACGTATTTAATATCTAAAGCTTATACAACATATGAATATTGAAATATCAATGGGTGAAATGATTGGGTAAATCCAGAGGACCCCCGTCATGTGGTGAACAGAGACAGGCACTATGTTATGAGCATGATTTACCTTTATCATGACAGAATCGTTGCACGTCATTATCAGAGAGAGTATGGAACTGAAGACGGTACCAACTGAGGCCATTATACAAACAGCGATAAGACGTCAACTGATGACGAAATGGGCATATGGATTGGCGTTATTGAAACTAGGGCAGCACAATATCACGTTGCAAACATCTTTGGTGTCAGATCAGAAAGACATGGAATAGGTACAACACGTTTGAACAAGATACCCAGCGACGTGCGGATGTCAGATTGCGCTCCGTCATACACGTGTTTGCAGAATCACCTACTTTCTGCCACTGCACTCCTGTTGCGTTAATGTTTTGTACTCTGACTCCCAAGACGCCTTCCTTCCGGCAAGTCCAGAGAAGTCGCCAGTGCTCTTACTGAAGAATGGAACAGTTTCCCCTTGCAACTACCCAGACGCTTAATGGGAGCAAGAGACTACAATATCAGGCTGCGATCGCATTCAGTGGATTACAAACACGCTTCTGGGACTTTGCTGCGAAGGTGACAATGATTGTTTTCTTGATTTTATCAAGTTCATGCCTGAATCGAATACTGTGATTTGACCGAGTATTGATTTAACTTATTATTGATTATAGATTGTTTATTGTGTAATGAGTGCCTTGTAatgttgacatgttttcataaaaCAGATCTTCACACAGTATATCATCTTTGGCTATTTCAACAGATGAACACAACCTAAAAACTGTGATCCTTCGCACACTTTGAGCGGTATATCACAAACACTGCATTAATACATGTGTTAACTTTCTGGTCCCAAAATACTGATGAAAAGAATAAAGGGAATGTAAAGCGTAGAGCAGGTGTGCATGAATGAGAGAAATCCAAGGCTCGGCACGTGTATGATCCTAAGGACTTTATGCTACCTAAAACAGCCCAGCGTACCTTCACGGTTCTATTGATTTCAAAGTTTGTGCATCTTTAGTGTTACTTCGCGAGTTCTGTATTAGGTCTAAACTGAAAGAGGCAAATGCAACCCTTACGACAATGAAGCTGACAAGATACATACATGTTCGTATAATAGTGAGGACAATGGCAAATTGGGTTCGCTAAGACTAAGATGTTACAGATGACATAAGCCAATGTAAAGGAACGATGTGACAGCTTTACAATCATAATCCTTGCATAGTCAGGGTCGTATATATCATGATCTTACAAAAGTGTCACTCCTTTACCTTCACTTCAACCGTTATTAGCAGCATCAGAATCAGTACCTAGTTCATTGTTAAAACAAGTTATTATTTGTATCTCCCTTAAGAGaaatacacaaatcatattAAGACTCAAGACTTAACTACATCAACTTACCCGACACTTTCTGGATGGTCTCAAGGATGGTCTCTTGTTCTGAcgagatgatgattttgctgtTGTTATTATCACTCATATCTCTATCGCTCTGGCTTGAAGAATCGTGTTGACTATTAACTTTGTCAACCAATGTCTCAATATTCCCATCGTTACCGTCTACCACAACCTTCCTGTCGCCTTCATGAGCGACAGCAGTGTCTTTACATTGCTCCTGACCTTGGGaggtttcagttgtcacactggAGCTAGAATCACTACCACTCTCATGAGCCAGTCCATTTGAGTCACCATTGCATATTGCTGGTTTACGTTCATCTGAAGCTTCCTCAGCTTCTTTAGAAGCGTTCTTTTCTTCAACAAGAGTCCTGTTGTGTTCATCCTCGTCAACTATCGTACTGTCGGTTGCTGTGCTAGAGCTTTCGTCATGGTCTTCCGCTTGCAGACCGGAACTGTCCTCATTTGTCGAACGTTCGTCTGAAACCTCAGAGGGCGTTTCAGCGGTATCGCTAACGCAGAGATGATCACTTTGATTTGATTCAATCTccgatgatactttcatgacTTTCTCGGCCACTTCTGAGATTTCGTCTACTTCCATAACATTTTTCACTTCAGCAATTTCTTCATCTGCCTTCATTTGAACTTCAACCTCACAAACACATTCTTTGCAAACCTCTCCGGTCTCGCGGGAGAATTTCTGTTTCGTAGCATCAGTGACGTCCAGCACACCGCCACCATCCCCAGCGTCATCATTTTGACCATCCTCACTGCCAGGAAGAGGCCCGAAATAAGGTTCAGTGTGAATCCTCTCTATCACGATTACTGGTTCAGTGGTTGTATCTGGCTTTTCGGACACAGcctcaaatgttttcgtagGTTCGACGTAAATCTCGATATCTTTTAAAGTACACTCTTCAACCATGCCTTTCGACTGAGATGTCACAGTCTCTTCCATAACCTCTGAGGGCTCTCGAGATGTGACATGCTCTGTTAAACTTGTATCTGCTGCAGACTCTGAAGGTGTAGAATCGCCTTTCGCCTCTCCTTTCGGGGCTGGCTCAATACTGAGTGAAGTTGCCTTTGTCTCCATGTCATCGACAGCTGTCTCAGTCTGATCAGCAAGTGTCGTACTAGACACGACTTCTGAACCAGCTCCATCCCCAGACACTGCTTCAGGGAGAGGAATGGCTTTAACAGGAGATTCATGCTCATTCTCAACAAGTGCAACTGATGCTTCAAGAGGAGCTAACACTGCTTCGGTTACCACACGTTGAGTATCTGCATTGAGAACCGACCCAGCATCATTAACTGTACTCCCATCAACACCTGTTACCTCAATGTCAGGGACAGTTGTAATTTGGGAATCAACGACATTAACGATCGTTGAGGTCAAGTCTGATTCTGTATCCGTCTTTCCTTGAAAGATACCTTGTATATCCTCATCTGTCCGAGGTGGGGGGGTATCAACGTGGCTACTGCATTCAGTGCTGGACTTGAGTTCTTGTGCAACAGTTGGCTGAATGTCGGACTTTCCCCTAGCAGTGTCGGTTGTATCCTTGTTTGTAACAGTTGCTGATGAATCTACGTCGTGACTGACGTTAGTATTCAGATCATTTACCTCGAACGTTTGTGTAACAATTGATTCTACATCCAACTGTTTTGACGAGGAAACGGTGGTATCCTTGCCCATGTCGAAGGTGGATGCTGAAGGATCAGCCGGACTACTGGCGTCCGTATTTACATCACAGCTGGACAGAATTGCCTGTGCAACAACTGATTCCACATCTAACCTTTCTGGCGTGGTAACTTCGGTGTTCTTGTCCTTGTCTATGGTGGATGCTGAAGGATCTACGTCGCTACTGTCATTAGTATTCAGATCAATGCTTGTTTGTGCAACAACTGATTCCACATCCGATTTTTCCGGCACAGTTGCTGTGTCTTCATCCGTCTTAGGTGAAGACGGACTTACACTACTACTAGTGCTAGTGTTAAGATCACCGCTAGAAGTGGTGCTAGCCGTCTGCGACAGGGTGCGTCGGGGTCTGTTTTTCCTAGGAGGTGGTACTAGGTCAGTTACTTCTACAATTTTGGGTTTAGTCAAAGTAACTCTGGTTTCCGGTGGTGCATCTCCAGCGCCGCTGTATTTCTTCAGAATTGCCGTTTTCAGTCTTGGTCCCAGAGACACACGCTGCTTTAAGACGCCATTGTCACCAGCGTTTGATACGGCAGGACTAACAGGCTTTTTGTCAACCTCTGTTACAGAAGCTAAAGATGTTTCTGCTTCAGTTGTTTCGGTGTAAGGTGCAGCCTCTTGTACTGCCGCCTCGACGGACTGAAGTAGCTCTTCCTGTGCAGAACTTTCAACAATGGTTTGGAGAGCGAGTTCTCGTCCCTCTTCCTTGAACGACTCCTTTTCAGTAGAAGGAGCGGATGTCCCTTCTTTAGCCGTCGACGGTGCTACTATTTCTTCTGCTGATGGTACAGCTTCAGTCCTATCTTTAGACACGCTGGAATCCATTACAGCAGTGACAGCTGCTACCAAATCTTCCTCTGCAGCATTATCTGATGTCAGAATCTTGGTTCCATTCTCCTCTGATAATGCTAATACTTTGGCTTCATCTACGGCAGCTTCAACAGATTCATGGAGCGGTTCTACGCTCTTGTTGATGTTCAAGGATCCGTCAGCAGCAGTCACGACAACGTTGTTCTTACCCTCATCTTTggaatttttcttcttcttggacttttcttctttcttcttctctgacttctttttctttttctttccatTTTTACTGTTGGAATTTCGCTTGCTTCGCCTTATGGCAATACCACTGTCTTTCCTCTTCTTGTTATCTTTCTCTTCTgcatgaaaaaaatgaatggaATCAGATCATACCTTGAGATTTACCAACAACTCCAGACTATATTGTAGTGTTGCCCTTAACTATTTCATATGGTTTGCTTCTGGtaaacatttgtggattttGTTTATGACATAACCTGTGACTGTCTGtgaagggagtgagtgagtga is part of the Haliotis asinina isolate JCU_RB_2024 chromosome 6, JCU_Hal_asi_v2, whole genome shotgun sequence genome and harbors:
- the LOC137287121 gene encoding serine-rich adhesin for platelets-like isoform X1; this encodes MGQVLSRKRSASANITAHKSDDVTANTNGDVVKAEANGSATQSTGDDTKVDSTDTDGAPVKEKKKRRRFFFSLKRTRPGSGRKKKAKKDRNGQVNADTSGSSSKSGNRTSLFMDEFQIPIPEDDGIDSVSLSSNEEKDNKKRKDSGIAIRRSKRNSNSKNGKKKKKKSEKKKEEKSKKKKNSKDEGKNNVVVTAADGSLNINKSVEPLHESVEAAVDEAKVLALSEENGTKILTSDNAAEEDLVAAVTAVMDSSVSKDRTEAVPSAEEIVAPSTAKEGTSAPSTEKESFKEEGRELALQTIVESSAQEELLQSVEAAVQEAAPYTETTEAETSLASVTEVDKKPVSPAVSNAGDNGVLKQRVSLGPRLKTAILKKYSGAGDAPPETRVTLTKPKIVEVTDLVPPPRKNRPRRTLSQTASTTSSGDLNTSTSSSVSPSSPKTDEDTATVPEKSDVESVVAQTSIDLNTNDSSDVDPSASTIDKDKNTEVTTPERLDVESVVAQAILSSCDVNTDASSPADPSASTFDMGKDTTVSSSKQLDVESIVTQTFEVNDLNTNVSHDVDSSATVTNKDTTDTARGKSDIQPTVAQELKSSTECSSHVDTPPPRTDEDIQGIFQGKTDTESDLTSTIVNVVDSQITTVPDIEVTGVDGSTVNDAGSVLNADTQRVVTEAVLAPLEASVALVENEHESPVKAIPLPEAVSGDGAGSEVVSSTTLADQTETAVDDMETKATSLSIEPAPKGEAKGDSTPSESAADTSLTEHVTSREPSEVMEETVTSQSKGMVEECTLKDIEIYVEPTKTFEAVSEKPDTTTEPVIVIERIHTEPYFGPLPGSEDGQNDDAGDGGGVLDVTDATKQKFSRETGEVCKECVCEVEVQMKADEEIAEVKNVMEVDEISEVAEKVMKVSSEIESNQSDHLCVSDTAETPSEVSDERSTNEDSSGLQAEDHDESSSTATDSTIVDEDEHNRTLVEEKNASKEAEEASDERKPAICNGDSNGLAHESGSDSSSSVTTETSQGQEQCKDTAVAHEGDRKVVVDGNDGNIETLVDKVNSQHDSSSQSDRDMSDNNNSKIIISSEQETILETIQKVSDPSNLVLSGNHTPPASAETVAGE
- the LOC137287121 gene encoding serine-rich adhesin for platelets-like isoform X2; the encoded protein is MGQVLSRKRSASANITAHKSDDVTANTNGDVVKAEANGSATQSTGDDTKVDSTDTDGAPVKEKKKRRRFFFSLKRTRPGSGRKKKAKKDRNGQVNADTSGSSSKSGLFMDEFQIPIPEDDGIDSVSLSSNEEKDNKKRKDSGIAIRRSKRNSNSKNGKKKKKKSEKKKEEKSKKKKNSKDEGKNNVVVTAADGSLNINKSVEPLHESVEAAVDEAKVLALSEENGTKILTSDNAAEEDLVAAVTAVMDSSVSKDRTEAVPSAEEIVAPSTAKEGTSAPSTEKESFKEEGRELALQTIVESSAQEELLQSVEAAVQEAAPYTETTEAETSLASVTEVDKKPVSPAVSNAGDNGVLKQRVSLGPRLKTAILKKYSGAGDAPPETRVTLTKPKIVEVTDLVPPPRKNRPRRTLSQTASTTSSGDLNTSTSSSVSPSSPKTDEDTATVPEKSDVESVVAQTSIDLNTNDSSDVDPSASTIDKDKNTEVTTPERLDVESVVAQAILSSCDVNTDASSPADPSASTFDMGKDTTVSSSKQLDVESIVTQTFEVNDLNTNVSHDVDSSATVTNKDTTDTARGKSDIQPTVAQELKSSTECSSHVDTPPPRTDEDIQGIFQGKTDTESDLTSTIVNVVDSQITTVPDIEVTGVDGSTVNDAGSVLNADTQRVVTEAVLAPLEASVALVENEHESPVKAIPLPEAVSGDGAGSEVVSSTTLADQTETAVDDMETKATSLSIEPAPKGEAKGDSTPSESAADTSLTEHVTSREPSEVMEETVTSQSKGMVEECTLKDIEIYVEPTKTFEAVSEKPDTTTEPVIVIERIHTEPYFGPLPGSEDGQNDDAGDGGGVLDVTDATKQKFSRETGEVCKECVCEVEVQMKADEEIAEVKNVMEVDEISEVAEKVMKVSSEIESNQSDHLCVSDTAETPSEVSDERSTNEDSSGLQAEDHDESSSTATDSTIVDEDEHNRTLVEEKNASKEAEEASDERKPAICNGDSNGLAHESGSDSSSSVTTETSQGQEQCKDTAVAHEGDRKVVVDGNDGNIETLVDKVNSQHDSSSQSDRDMSDNNNSKIIISSEQETILETIQKVSDPSNLVLSGNHTPPASAETVAGE